ATCGAGGTTCGCTTCTTCCAACCCCTGGCGCAGGTTCGACAATGGACGGCAATCCCCGCAGCGACGAGACCCCGGAGACGCAGGCCCCCTCCGACACCGAGGTGGAGGCGGCTGACTCCGATACGCAGGCCGAGGCCGCCCAGGATGGCGAGGTGGCGCGGCTCCAGGCCGAGCTGGAGGCGGCGCGCCGCCGGGTGAACGAGCTGGCCCGGGGGCTCCAGGACCTCACCAAGGACCGCGAGGAGTTCAAGCAGCGCATCACCCGCGAGCGCGAGCGCATGCTCGACGTGGAGCGCGGCAACGTGGCCCGCACGCTGCTGGAGGCCATTGACGAGCTGGACCTGGTGCTGAACGCCAGCCAGCAGGACACGTCCCCCGTGGTGCAGGGTGTGCGGATGATCCGCGACAGCCTGCTGTCCAAGGCCCAGGCCACCGGCATCGAGCGCCTCCAGGTGGTGGGGCGCCCCTATGATCCGAACCTGGCCGAGGCGGCGGACATGGAGGTCACGCCCGTCCCCGCGGACGACCAGAAGGTGGTCGCCGAGTTCCGCGCGGGCTACCGCCTGAAGGACCGCATCATCCGCCCCGCCCGGGTGAAGGTGGCCCGGTACGTGGCCCCGGCCGAGGCCTGACGTCCCCTCGGGCCCGCGACCCCCTGAGCGTCGCGGGCCGGGAAGGGGGGCGGCCACCGGTCTGTTGGGCCCTGACGCCATGGCCCGCCGTGTAAGCTGCCACCCCGTGTCCGTCCGACTGTTCAGCGTCCTTTGCGCGGTGGCGCTCGCCCCGGTGGCGGGAGCCGCCGAGGATCCGCTCAAGCCCTGGCTCCAGGCCCGGGTGCGCGAGCACCTGGCCTGGTTCGCTTCCCCGGCGCCCTCGGCGGTGGATGCCCCGGTCACCGCGGGCGTGTCCTCACTGTGGCGCGAGCGCCCCGCGGGCTACTCGGGCCTGCCCCACTTCACGCCCCCCACGTCGCTGGCGCCGCTGATCCGCGCGGTGGAGGCGGGCGTGGTGAACATCACCACGGTGGGGCCCGGCGCGGTGGCGGGCGCGGTGAAGCGCTCCACCGGCTCCGGCTTCGTGCTGACGCCCGACGGGCTCGTCGTCACCAACAACCACGTGGTGGCCAACGCGCAGGGCCCGGCGGTGAACCCCACGGGCTCCGGCGTCAGGCCGGGCAAGGACGGCCCCCGCGAGGTGCCCGTGCAGCAGGTGTCCGTGCGGCTGGCGGACGGCCGCGAGTTCCCCGCGGAGGTGGTGGGCCGCGACGCGTCCACGGACGTGGCGCTCCTCAAGCTGAATGGTGCCGGGCTGGGGACGCTGCCCGCGGTGTTCCTGGGCGACTCGGACGCGCTGGAGGTGGGGGAC
This DNA window, taken from Corallococcus coralloides DSM 2259, encodes the following:
- a CDS encoding nucleotide exchange factor GrpE — encoded protein: MDGNPRSDETPETQAPSDTEVEAADSDTQAEAAQDGEVARLQAELEAARRRVNELARGLQDLTKDREEFKQRITRERERMLDVERGNVARTLLEAIDELDLVLNASQQDTSPVVQGVRMIRDSLLSKAQATGIERLQVVGRPYDPNLAEAADMEVTPVPADDQKVVAEFRAGYRLKDRIIRPARVKVARYVAPAEA